ATTTTGATTCGATTCATGGCAATCAAGAATGAAAAAGAACTTCGTAAATCATCTGTCATTGCAATTGTGTGGGTTATTATCTCTCTTACACTTGCCGTAGCAATCGGTGTGATCGGTCGTGCGTATCTTCTTCCGGCAATTCTTGGAGAAACAGCAGGAGCCCCATCAGCAGAATCCGTATTTATTCAGATGATTCAGGAAACATTTACAAATAAGATTAATCTTCCATTTATCGGAGGAATCTTTATCTGCGGTATTTTAGCAGCAATCATGTCTACGGCAGATTCTCAGCTTCTTGTATGTTCCTCTTCTGTATCCGCCGATATTTATCAGGATATTTTTAAACCAGAAGCAACAGATAAAGAAGTATTAAATGTAGGACGAATTACGACAATTGTTGTCGCAGCACTTGCATTTATTATCGCCTGGAATCCAAATAGCTCTGTTATGGCCCTTGTATCTGATGCATGGGCAGGACTTGGTTCTGCTTTCGGACCATTAGTAGTAATGAGTCTTTTCTGGAAGAGAACAAACCTTCCGGGAGCAATCGCAGGACTCCTTTCTGGAGCGTTAACTGTAATTATCTGGGATTATATCCCACTGATCGGTGGACAGACTCCGTATGTCGCAACTGGATTATATTCACTGGTTGTTGGATTTATCATCAGCTTGCTCTTCATCATTGTAGTAAGCCTTATAACAAAAGCACCGGAAGAATCCATTGTTGAAGAATTTGAAACCTATAAAGCATATAAAGAATAGTAATTTGCTGGGGACACAGACGCCGCTTTAGTAGAAGATATTGAGCTAAATTGTAGTTAGCCTTCTAAAGAAAAAAGAATTGTGATAAGTTAGATTTTGTTCCGTTGCGCTAAGCATTCCATTCTGCCCGGAAAAAGAGGAACTTGGGAAAAACGAGTCCCAAGTTCCTATGGTCAGAATTCCATAGCGCAAAGTCACAAAATGCAATACTTATCACAATTCTTTTTTCTTTACCATAGTTTCCTTACAATTCAGCAGGAAATTTTGTTTCAGCGGCTGTCTGTTTTTAATAGCAAATAGCAAATTAGTGATTTCTGTTGGAAAGAGAAGGGGATTCCCCAAAAGATTATGATTTTTATTCAGAATGAAAATTTTCAGAAGGGAAATCTCTTCTTACGGAATTGTAAGGATATTATGGTGAAAGAAAACGGATTAAGTAGAAGGCATTGGCTGTCACTGTTCTCTGATTAAAAATTATAGACTTCTGGACAATCTCCTTATTCCCATCCAAGCTTTAAATACTAATTTCCATCTGGAGCCAAAGAACAGAAAACCAGAAATTTGATATAAAAGAAAATGTGATGTCGGAGCGAGTAAAAATGCCGAACAGGCATTTTCTACGAAGCGACTATCTTCACATTTTCTTTTATATCAAATTTTTGGTTTTCGTTTCTTTAGTTCCTCAAATTCGCATTTAAGCCCCATTCTCACCAACCGTAGATTTAGATAGTCAGAAAAAAGAAATACTGGCATATCCCAGATGCGGCTTCGGAGCGTGTTTAAGATGCGAACGAGCATTTTAAACACAGCGACTATAGAGCAGATGGGATATGCCAGTATTTCTTTTTTCGTCTACACGAAATCTACAAATTAGTATTTGTTTATTTTATTCTTGAAAGTACCGCTCTTGCGGCTTTAATTCCGGAAGCTCCAGCCTGTGCCAGTCCTCTTGTTGTGCCGGCACCATCTCCAATCGCGAAGAATCCAGGAAGTTTTGTCTCAAGTTCATGGCTTAACTCTAAACGGGAAGAATAGAATTTAACTTCCGCACCGTATAAAAGAGTGTCATAATTTGCAGTACCTGGAGCAACTTTATCAAGAGCGTAGATCATCTCAATAATATCGTCAAGCTGACGTTTTGGAAGTGCTAATGATAAGTCTCCTGGAATAGCCGCTGTCAGTGTTGGTTTTACGAAAGACTGACTTAAACGATGTTCATTTGTGCGGACTCCTTTTACAAGATCACCGAAACGTTGTACAAGTACACCGCCTGCTAACATATTAGAAAGAGAAGCGATGTGTTTACCATAGCGATATGGTTCATCAAATGGTTCTGTAAAGCGGTTAGAAACAAGAAGGGCAAAGTTTGTATTCTCACTGCGAAGAGAAGCATCAGAGTAAGAATGTCCATTTACAGTGTTGATACCTTCTACGTTTTCAGCAACAACGTGACCGTAAGGATTCATACAGAATGTACGGACACTGTCACCATATTGTTTGGTACGGTAAACGAGCTTTGATTCATATACAACATCTGTAATGTGTTCGAATACTCTGGCAGGAAGTTCAACACGAACCCCGATATCTACCTGATTATTAATAAGTTTAATTCCAAGATTTTTACACTGATTTGCAAACCATTCAGCACCACTGCGGCCGGGAGCGGCAATCAGGTATTGACAACGTGCAATATCTCCCTTTTCTGTTACAAGTTCATATCCTTCAGAACAGGTTTTAATTTCAGAAATAGCTGTATTAAAATGAAAATCCATTTTATCTTTTAAATCTTCATAAATATTTGTAAGAATCATAAGATTCTTTTCAGTACCAAGATGTTTACACTGTGCCTGCAGAAGATGAAGGTCAAATTCAAGAGCTTTCTTTGCAAGAGCCTGTGCCTCCGGAGTAGTAGTAGAGAAATAATTTGTAGTAGCACCATGAGCCACATTTACATCATCGACATAATGAATCAGTTCCATAACTTCGTCATGGTCCATATAGTCTGTCAGCCAGCCGCCAAATTCCGTAGTGAAGTTAAACTTACCATCAGAAAATGCACCGGCTCCGCCAAAACCACACATAGTATCACAGACTTTACAGTTAATACACTGTTTCACTTTCTTTGCTACAATCGGGCAGCTTCTTTTATAAATATCTCTTCCCTGCTCAAAAACCCCAATTTTTAAGGAAGGATTTTTTAAACTAAGCTCATAACCGGCATAGATACCGGCCTCACCACAGCCAATAATAATAACATCATACATTTGATTCATGCGTACCTCCAAAATCAATAGTTTACATTTGTTGTAATGTAAAGATAAATAAAAAATCTTTACATATTATAAAATATTATAAAATAAAAACATGCCAAATGCAATTCGGTCACTCACTTTTTCTTATGTATTTTATATTCACTGCAGCAGATAAAAAATAGTATGAGTTGTTTTCGCTGCGTTCTCATGTTATGATGAATGGGACAATTTATACAGGAGATGAACGAAATGGAATTTTGGGATATTTATGATGAAAATAAACAGTTAACTGGACGTACAATGAAGCGTAATGACTGGTGCTTAAAAGAGGGAGAATATCACCTGACTGTTCTTGGTGTGATTGCAAGACCAGATGGTACTTTCTTAATTACAAAGCGTGTTATGACAAAGGCATGGGCACCTGGATGGTGGGAAGTTTCCGGTGGCGGAGTACAGGCAGGAGAATCTTCCGAGGAAGCAGTAAGAAGAGAAGTGAAGGAAGAAACTGGTCTTGACGTGCGTAATGCAGAAGGCGGATATGTATTTACTTATAAAAGAGTGAATCCTGATGAGGGAGATAATTATTTTGTAGATGTCTATCGTTTTGTGATGGATATTGATGAGAAGGATGTATCTTTTCAGGAAGCAGAGATTGACGGTCATATGTTTGCAACAAGAGAGCAGATTGAAAGTTTTGCTAAAGAAGGCAAGTTCCTTCACTATGACAGCATCAAACAGGTGTTTTCTTTTGACTGAAAATCTTTGCGGTGAAAGCTCCATCTGAACTATGGCTCAGGTGGAGATGTTTACAGGTAGTGTAGTATAAGTAAAGCAGAGGTGTTATCTTTGTAAAAACGGGAAAAATGCTTGCTTTTATAAGTATATTATAGTAGAATGTCAACGGTTTAAGTTTGATTTTGATTAGGAAAAGAGGTGAAATTCATGGACAGTTGTGATAGTACGGGGCAGAGTATAATTTGCGGTGGTATGTGTTATAAAGAAGAGTTTAAAAATTTGGATGTGACTGGATATGGATTTCGTCAGAGAAGTAGTTTAAGAAACATCTGATTTTTTATGTTTTTATTGTATAATATATAGAACTACTACTTTTAGATAGTTACCATTATACATTGATCGTTTTTCCACCGCGTGGATTCCTATACTTCACAGTTAGTAATTGGTTGACATACTGCTGAAAAGTTTTGGAAACTTGATGCGGTGGGTTTTTTATGCCCTTTTAAGGGTCGAAGGGAGATGTATGATGGAGAAAATGTTAAAAAAACCAGATTATGCGAAAGAGATTCTGGAGATTATGCATGGCTCTTTTTCGGAAGAGGATATGCTGGAAAGAATTTCCGATTACCATGAGAATGATATCGCAGAAGCCTTTGAATTACTGTCAGAAGCGGAGCGAAAAAGATGGTACCGGATGTTTGGTCCGGAACAGATCGCAGAGATTTTTTCTTATATTGATGATCCGGATTCCTATTTGAAGGAATTACCGTTAGATGAGGCTGCGAAGGTACTTTCTTATATGGATTCGGATGATGCGGCTGATATTTTAGATGAAATGGATCACTCCACTCAGGAAAAACTGGTGGGATTACTTGATGAAGAATCAGGACATGATATTAAGATGATTCTTTCCTATGAGGATGATGAAATGGGTAGCAGAATGACTACGAATTTCATTGTGATTCATAATAATCTGACAATTCGTCAGGCGATGCGTGAACTGGTGCAGCAGGCGGGAGAGAATGATAATATTTCTACAGTGTATGTTCTTGATGAGAATGACAAGTTTTACGGTGCGATCGATTTAAAGGATTTAATCGTAGCAAGACAGCAGGATAACTTAGAAGATATCATCAGTACTTCTTATCCGTATGTAAATGATCATGAAAAAGTTGACGAATGTATTGAGAGAATTAAAGATTATGCGGAAGATTCTATTCCGGTCCTTACGCAGGAACATCTCCTGATCGGTGTTATTACAGCAGTGGATATTGTAGAAGCTGTTGATGAAGAGATGGGAGATGACTATGCAAAGTTAGCCGGTTTAACTGCAGAAGAAGATTTAAAAGAGACAACAGCACAGAGCATGAAAAAAAGACTGCCATGGCTGATCATTCTTTTGTTTTTAGGAATGGGTGTATCTTCTGTTGTCGGCGTGTTTGAGACAGTTGTTGCTGTACTTCCGGTTGTTATGTGCTTCCAGTCTTTAATTCTTGATATGGCAGGAAATGTCGGAACACAGTCTTTGGCTGTGACAATTCGTGTACTGATGGATGAAACACTAAGCACAAAGCAGAAATTTGGCCTTGTAGTAAAAGAAATGCGAGTTGGATTTTGCAATGGTCTTTTTCTTGGAATTCTTGCTTTTGTATTTATCGGATGTTATATTTGGCTGCTAAAAAGTAATCCGATAACACATGCCTTTGTAATTTCCGGCTGCGTTGGATTTTCTTTGATGACAGCGATGGTTATTTCAAGTATGGTCGGAACACTCGTACCGATGTTTTTCCATAAAATTAAAATAGATCCGGCGGTTGCATCCGGACCATTGATTACAACAATTAATGACCTGGTTGCAGTAATTACTTATTACGGTCTGGCATGGCTTTTGTTAATCCATGTCTTACAAATGGTTTGATTACTATTTGATTCATTAGGGAAAACAGACGAAAAAAGAAACAATACCATATCCCATCTGCTCTGTAGTCGCTGTGTTTAAGATGCTCATCCGCATCTTAAACACGCTCCGAAGCCGCATCTGGGATATGGTATTGTTTCTTTTTTCTGTGTTTTGGCTCCAGAAGGAATGAATGAAATAGTCTTTGGAGAGAGATGGGGGGAGAAATCAGAAGACTACTGCTTGCTCGGAAGATGTATCGTATAGGAGATTAAAGTAGTCACCTTTAGATTTGTCTTGTTGCGAGATATTGTGACAATATAATGATAAATTTATCATGTATAGTGATAGCTTGCAATAGCATCTTATCATCATTGACAGCATCGCGGAGATAGTATCAGAATAAGCCACAACTTTTTGAACTCTTCCCCCGTCCTTCTGGAGCCAACAAACAGAAAATAAAAAGAATAGATTATAGGAAATGTAATGTAAGAGCAGATAAATAAAATTGTCTGACAGATATACTTTCTAAGCAGCAGGAGACTTCAGACCTCTTCCCCTCAACCCTCCCAGAGACTATTGCATTCCGTCCTTCTGGAGCCAACAAACAGAAAATAAAAAGAATAGACTATAGGAAATGTAATGTAAGAGCAGATAAATAAAATTGTCTGACAGATATACTTTCTAAGTAGCAGGAGACTCCTGACCTCTCCTCCTTCTCTTCTCAAAAACTATTGCATTCATTCCTTCTGGAGCCAACAAGCAGAAAATAAAAAGAATAGACCATTGCAAATGTAATGTGAGAGCAAGTAAAAATGCCGAACAGGCATTTTCTACGCAGTGATATCTTTACAGTTGCAATGGTCTATTCTTTTTATTTTCGTCTGTTTCCCTCTAATGAATCAAATAGTTATGTTGTAAATTTTCTTGGGGTAGGGTATACTATTATACTGACACAAAAGAAGATGTTTCATTTGCCCTTTTCTGGGAATTCTAATAGTAGAAGATGGTTTTCAGAAAGTGTTGCAGGAGACATCTGAAGAGAGGAAGCGTATAGCAGGTGAAAGATGACGAGATGAAAAAATATTTAAAAATAGGAATTACCGGCGCGGCAATACTGGCATCAGGTATTTTATGTGCATTTGTATTGTTTAAAATGAGGGTTATTATTGAACTGTTAAAAGGTATTACAGGAATTTTGAAACCATTTTTATATGGGGCAGTAATTGCATATCTGCTTGCGCCATTATGTAATAAAATAGAAGAAAAGCTGTTTCAGACTTTTCCAAAGGCCAATAGAAAAGCAAAACGTTTTATCTGTTTTATAGCGATTGTCATATCGTTATGTGTGGCATTGGCAATCGTGTGGATGGTAATTATGCTTATTATTCCACAGGTATGGGACAGTGTAATGAAGATCATTGATATGGTACCGCAAAAAATTACGATACTGAATAATTGGATTGAACATATGCTGGAAAATCAGCCAGAACTTCAGGCATATTTTGAAGAATTTGCAAATCAGGCAGAGAGCCATATTAACAGTCTTTTAAATGTGGATACGATACAAAAAGTACAGAGTATTATCAATAGCCTCAGTGTACAGGTTTTTGGTGTGCTTGGTGTTTTAAAAAATATTTCGCTTGGATTTTTGATTTCGGCATATCTTCTCGGAAGCAGGAAGCTGTTTGGAGCACAGGCAGGATTGATTTTACATGGTGTATTTCCTGATAAATGGGCAAGAATTATTGAAGAAGAGATTCGTTATACAGATAAGATGTTTAATGGATTTTTAGTAGGAAAGATTATTGACTCTGCGATCATCGGATTATTGTGCTTTGCAGGACTCTCTTTCATGGGATTTGAAGCGCCGGCATTTATCGGTGTGATCATAGGAATTACCAATATTATTCCGTTTTTTGGACCGTTTATCGGGGCAATTCCATGTGGTCTGCTGTTACTTTTAGAAAACCCGATGCACTGTCTATATTTCATTATTTTTATTTTTGTATTACAGCAGCTTGATGGTAATGTAATCGGACCAAAGATTCTTGGTAATACGACAGGTGTTTCAAGCTTTTGGGTATTATTTTCCATTCTTTTATTTGGAGGAATGTGGGGAGTTGTCGGTATGGTTATCGGAGTACCGTTATTTGCGGTTATTTATGACATTATAAGGAAACTGGTTTACCGCGGACTTCGCAAACATAAGAGAGAATCCATGATAACGGATTACGAGGAAAAATATCATAAATCTTGATTTGTAGATTTGGTGTAGACGAAAAAAGAAAGAATACTATATCCCATCTGCTCTGTAGTCGCTATATTTAAGATGCTCGTCCGCATCTTAAATACGCTCCGAAGCCGCATCTGGGATATGGTATTCTTTCTTTTTTCTGACTACTCTAAATCCACAGTTAGTGAGAATGGGGATTCTTCAGCAGGTTGTGGCTTCCTAGAAGATTAAATTTGAAAGGATTGACATTCAAATTGTTGTAGGTTGTCTACTCTTTCTATTCAAATGGAAACTTCCAGAGGAAATGTGTCAGACCTTTAGAAGTTAAATTCCCGAAAAGTCATATCCTTCTGGTGCATTCCATGTTGCCCAACTGTGGATTTAGCATAGTCAGAAAAAAGGGAAAAATACTATATCCCAGATGCGGCTTGGGAGCGTGTTTAAGATGCGATAAGCATTTTAAATACAGCGACTACAGAGCAGATGGGATATAGTATTTTTTCCTTTTTTCGTCTATACCAAATCTACAAATCAGAATTGCATTTTTACTTCCGAAGGTGTATAAATATTTTATATTATATTATGCGATTTGAATTAGGAGGTGTTGGTATGACATATGAAGAGGTAATGAAGAAAGCAAAATCAGAAATAGGACCATATTGTAAGGTTTGTCCGCAGTGTAACGGAAGAGCCTGTAAAAATCAGATGCCAGGACCGGGGGCTAAAGGTGTGGGCGATGTTGCTATGAGAAATTATGATGCGTGGAAAGAAATCCGTATTAATATGGATACCATTTGTGAGAATGTAACACCGGATACAAGTATTGAGTTGTTTGGAGAGAAGTTTGCCTATCCGTTTTTTGCAGGACCGGTAGGTGCGATGAAGCTTCATTATGGAGAGAAATATGATGATCTTGAATATAATGATATTTTAGTATCTGCCTGTGCGGCAAATGGAATTGCAGCATTTACGGGAGATGGTACGAATCCGGATGTATTTAAAGGGGCAGCGGCAGCGATCAAGAAGAATCATGGACAGGGAATTCCAACAGTGAAGCCATGGAATATTGAGACGATTCGTGAAAAGATGGATATGGTACAGGAGGCAGGTGCTAAGATGGTTGCGATGGATATTGATGCAGCAGGTCTTCCATTTCTTAAGAATCTGAATCCGCCGGCAGGAAGTAAGACAGTAGAGCAGCTTAGTGAGATTGTTAACGCAGCTGGAATTCCTTTTATTGTAAAGGGAATTATGACTGTGGCAGGTGCAAAGAAGGCATTTGATGCAGGTGCGAGTGCAATTATCGTGTCTAATCATGGAGGAAGGGTGCTTGACCAGACACCGGCAACAGCGGAAGTGTTAGAGCGGATCGTAGAATGGAATCAGGGAAGAATGAAGATATTTGTAGATGGCGGTATCCGTCAGGGAACAGATATTTTCAAGGCGCTGGCGATGGGAGCCGATGCTGTCCTGATCGCAAGACCATTTGTACAGGCGGTGTACGGTGGAGCAGAAGAA
This Anaerobutyricum hallii DNA region includes the following protein-coding sequences:
- a CDS encoding NAD(P)/FAD-dependent oxidoreductase; this encodes MNQMYDVIIIGCGEAGIYAGYELSLKNPSLKIGVFEQGRDIYKRSCPIVAKKVKQCINCKVCDTMCGFGGAGAFSDGKFNFTTEFGGWLTDYMDHDEVMELIHYVDDVNVAHGATTNYFSTTTPEAQALAKKALEFDLHLLQAQCKHLGTEKNLMILTNIYEDLKDKMDFHFNTAISEIKTCSEGYELVTEKGDIARCQYLIAAPGRSGAEWFANQCKNLGIKLINNQVDIGVRVELPARVFEHITDVVYESKLVYRTKQYGDSVRTFCMNPYGHVVAENVEGINTVNGHSYSDASLRSENTNFALLVSNRFTEPFDEPYRYGKHIASLSNMLAGGVLVQRFGDLVKGVRTNEHRLSQSFVKPTLTAAIPGDLSLALPKRQLDDIIEMIYALDKVAPGTANYDTLLYGAEVKFYSSRLELSHELETKLPGFFAIGDGAGTTRGLAQAGASGIKAARAVLSRIK
- a CDS encoding NUDIX hydrolase; translation: MEFWDIYDENKQLTGRTMKRNDWCLKEGEYHLTVLGVIARPDGTFLITKRVMTKAWAPGWWEVSGGGVQAGESSEEAVRREVKEETGLDVRNAEGGYVFTYKRVNPDEGDNYFVDVYRFVMDIDEKDVSFQEAEIDGHMFATREQIESFAKEGKFLHYDSIKQVFSFD
- the mgtE gene encoding magnesium transporter, with product MMEKMLKKPDYAKEILEIMHGSFSEEDMLERISDYHENDIAEAFELLSEAERKRWYRMFGPEQIAEIFSYIDDPDSYLKELPLDEAAKVLSYMDSDDAADILDEMDHSTQEKLVGLLDEESGHDIKMILSYEDDEMGSRMTTNFIVIHNNLTIRQAMRELVQQAGENDNISTVYVLDENDKFYGAIDLKDLIVARQQDNLEDIISTSYPYVNDHEKVDECIERIKDYAEDSIPVLTQEHLLIGVITAVDIVEAVDEEMGDDYAKLAGLTAEEDLKETTAQSMKKRLPWLIILLFLGMGVSSVVGVFETVVAVLPVVMCFQSLILDMAGNVGTQSLAVTIRVLMDETLSTKQKFGLVVKEMRVGFCNGLFLGILAFVFIGCYIWLLKSNPITHAFVISGCVGFSLMTAMVISSMVGTLVPMFFHKIKIDPAVASGPLITTINDLVAVITYYGLAWLLLIHVLQMV
- a CDS encoding AI-2E family transporter, producing MKKYLKIGITGAAILASGILCAFVLFKMRVIIELLKGITGILKPFLYGAVIAYLLAPLCNKIEEKLFQTFPKANRKAKRFICFIAIVISLCVALAIVWMVIMLIIPQVWDSVMKIIDMVPQKITILNNWIEHMLENQPELQAYFEEFANQAESHINSLLNVDTIQKVQSIINSLSVQVFGVLGVLKNISLGFLISAYLLGSRKLFGAQAGLILHGVFPDKWARIIEEEIRYTDKMFNGFLVGKIIDSAIIGLLCFAGLSFMGFEAPAFIGVIIGITNIIPFFGPFIGAIPCGLLLLLENPMHCLYFIIFIFVLQQLDGNVIGPKILGNTTGVSSFWVLFSILLFGGMWGVVGMVIGVPLFAVIYDIIRKLVYRGLRKHKRESMITDYEEKYHKS
- a CDS encoding alpha-hydroxy-acid oxidizing protein — translated: MTYEEVMKKAKSEIGPYCKVCPQCNGRACKNQMPGPGAKGVGDVAMRNYDAWKEIRINMDTICENVTPDTSIELFGEKFAYPFFAGPVGAMKLHYGEKYDDLEYNDILVSACAANGIAAFTGDGTNPDVFKGAAAAIKKNHGQGIPTVKPWNIETIREKMDMVQEAGAKMVAMDIDAAGLPFLKNLNPPAGSKTVEQLSEIVNAAGIPFIVKGIMTVAGAKKAFDAGASAIIVSNHGGRVLDQTPATAEVLERIVEWNQGRMKIFVDGGIRQGTDIFKALAMGADAVLIARPFVQAVYGGAEEGVKLYIEKLAAELADTMAMCGAASIKDINRSMLYRPM